A window of the Paenibacillus woosongensis genome harbors these coding sequences:
- a CDS encoding riboflavin synthase: MFTGLVEEVGAIKSVQSKGEAMVISIFANTVTQGMKLGDSVAVNGVCLTATHFDRSSFSVDVMPQTYRHTNLSQLRSGSKVNLERAMAANGRFGGHIVQGHVDGVGTITGVKQDQNAVVFEISPAKKSLFKYIIPKGSITVDGISLTVVRAGGPIFSVSIIPHTLAETVLAHKRQGDTVNLECDILGKYVEHLLAFGKKNYEDEPSETEDSSIGIDMPFLMKNGFA; encoded by the coding sequence TTGTTTACCGGGCTAGTGGAGGAAGTAGGCGCCATCAAATCGGTTCAAAGCAAGGGCGAGGCGATGGTCATCAGCATATTTGCAAACACGGTGACCCAAGGGATGAAGCTGGGGGACAGCGTCGCTGTCAACGGGGTGTGCCTGACGGCCACGCATTTTGACCGTTCATCCTTTTCGGTAGACGTTATGCCGCAAACGTACCGCCATACGAACCTGAGCCAGCTCAGATCGGGCAGCAAAGTAAACCTGGAACGAGCTATGGCTGCAAACGGCCGTTTTGGCGGACATATCGTTCAGGGGCACGTAGACGGAGTAGGAACGATCACGGGAGTGAAGCAGGATCAGAATGCGGTCGTCTTCGAAATTTCCCCTGCGAAGAAATCCCTGTTTAAATACATTATTCCTAAAGGCTCCATTACGGTCGATGGAATAAGCCTTACAGTCGTCCGCGCGGGAGGGCCTATCTTCAGCGTATCGATCATTCCCCATACTTTGGCAGAAACCGTTCTGGCGCATAAACGCCAGGGGGATACCGTTAATCTGGAATGCGATATCCTTGGCAAATATGTTGAGCATTTGCTCGCGTTCGGGAAAAAGAATTACGAGGATGAGCCGTCCGAGACCGAAGACTCCTCAATAGGCATCGATATGCCGTTTCTGATGAAGAACGGGTTCGCATAA
- the ribD gene encoding bifunctional diaminohydroxyphosphoribosylaminopyrimidine deaminase/5-amino-6-(5-phosphoribosylamino)uracil reductase RibD, which translates to MEIINDEYYMRLALDMAGRSQGQTGINPVVGSVIVKDGAVIGLGSHLKRGTPHAEVHALNMAGEAAEGSTVYVTLEPCSHHGATPPCSEGLVKAGVSRVVVACEDPNPQVAGKGIELLRRNGIEVEVGVLRDEAIKLNRKFIKFITTGMPYVTIKTASTLDGKIASKNGDSKWISNAASRERVHTMRHRHHGIMVGVDTVIADDPSLTTRLSVPGISPARIVVDSTLRIPDEAKVLSDNAVQTIVLTTEKASEARRAQLTERGIQVIVSGKGPQVDLRSGLRRLGELGISSLLVEGGGRLNGSLLNGKLVDEVVLFMAPKIIGGLNAPGTFVFDGFELMKDAVVLNDITVEQIGDNVCISGYPAWNE; encoded by the coding sequence TTGGAGATCATTAATGATGAGTACTATATGAGGCTAGCCCTGGACATGGCGGGCCGGTCTCAGGGACAAACCGGCATCAACCCGGTGGTTGGGTCCGTTATTGTAAAGGATGGAGCTGTCATCGGTCTTGGCAGTCACTTGAAGCGGGGAACTCCGCATGCGGAAGTTCATGCGCTGAATATGGCCGGCGAGGCGGCAGAAGGCAGCACGGTTTACGTGACGCTAGAGCCGTGCAGCCATCACGGGGCAACGCCTCCATGCAGCGAAGGCCTGGTCAAGGCCGGGGTAAGCCGCGTAGTTGTTGCTTGCGAAGACCCAAATCCACAAGTGGCCGGTAAAGGTATAGAGCTGCTGCGGCGAAACGGAATCGAGGTGGAGGTCGGTGTCCTGCGGGATGAGGCGATAAAGCTAAACCGGAAATTCATCAAATTCATTACGACCGGGATGCCGTATGTCACGATTAAGACCGCCAGTACGCTGGACGGGAAAATCGCTTCTAAAAACGGTGACAGCAAATGGATTTCAAACGCTGCATCAAGGGAGCGCGTACACACGATGCGCCATCGCCATCATGGGATTATGGTCGGTGTGGATACGGTGATCGCTGATGATCCTTCTTTAACGACGAGGCTATCGGTACCTGGCATTTCGCCGGCGAGAATCGTTGTCGACTCGACTCTTCGTATACCTGATGAAGCCAAGGTGCTCAGCGATAACGCCGTACAGACGATTGTGCTGACGACGGAGAAGGCTTCTGAAGCCAGGCGGGCACAGTTAACCGAGCGGGGAATCCAGGTTATTGTTAGCGGCAAAGGGCCGCAGGTCGATCTTCGTTCCGGATTGCGCAGGCTTGGCGAACTCGGCATTTCTTCGCTGCTTGTCGAAGGGGGAGGACGTCTTAACGGATCACTGCTTAATGGCAAACTGGTTGATGAGGTGGTTTTATTCATGGCGCCAAAAATCATCGGCGGTCTGAATGCGCCAGGCACCTTTGTGTTTGATGGCTTCGAACTTATGAAGGATGCGGTTGTCTTAAACGATATAACCGTGGAGCAGATCGGCGATAATGTTTGCATTTCGGGATATCCCGCTTGGAATGAATAG